The nucleotide sequence GGAGCATCGCGTTCGTGACCCGGACGACGCCGACGACGTTGGTCTCCAGCGCCACCCGCAGGACGCCGATACCGACGGTGGTCGGGTCCTGCGGCATCCCCCCGGTGACGGCCGCGTTGTTGACCAGCACGTCGAGGCGTCCGTAGCGATCGGCCACGGCCTCCGCGGCGCGGGCGGCATCGTCGTCATCGGTGACGTCGAGCCGCACCCCGAACGCGTCCACGCCGGACGCACGCAACGAGGTCACCGCGGCGTCCCGGCGCTCGGCGTCCCGGGCACCGACCGCCACCGTCGCACCCCGCGCTCCCAGACCGGCCGCGATCTCGTACCCGATTCCCTTGTTCGCGCCGGTGACCAGCGCGACCGTCGTCGATTCGCTCATGCCCCGACCGTGTCCGCACCGGCCGGGAAGCTCCAACACCGATCGGAGCTGCGGCGATACCCGTCCGGTATCGACGCAGCTCGCAGGCCCGCGGCCGGTAGCCTGACGAGGTGGAGACGCGGGAGCTGCGGTACTTCGTGGCCGTCGCGGAGGAGTTGCACTTCGGGCGGGCCGCGCACCGGCTCGGGATGGCGCAGCCTCCGCTGTCGCGGGCGATCCGCCGGCTCGAACGACGCCTCGGCGCCCCGCTGCTGCTGCGGACCAGCCGTACGGTCGCGCTGACCGAGGCGGGCGAGGTGTTGCTGCAGGAGGGCCGGGCCGCGCTGGACGCCGTGGACGCGGCGGACCGCCGCACCCGGCGTGCCGCGCTCGGCGCCCACCCCGGGCTGGTCCTGGTCGTGAAGGCGGCGGCCGCGGGCGAGTTCCTGGCGACGCTGCTGGAGGCCTACGCCGTCGAGCCCGGCGCCGTGGGCGTCGACGTGCAGCTGTGCGGCGTCGGCGAGCAGGAACCGATGCTGCGCGACGGCCGCGCCGACGTCGCGTTGCTGCACCTGCCGCACGACTCGGCGGACGGGTTCGACACCGAGGTGCTGCACACGGAGAGGCAGGTCGCCGTGCTGCCGGCGGGGCACCCGCTGGCCTCGCGTGCCCGGGTGCGCCTGGCCGAGGTCACCGCGCTGCCCGGGCTGCCGATGCCGCGCTGGCCCGATCCGGACGGCCGCTACCCGGACGGCCCCGGCCCGCAGGTCCGGGACAGCACGCAGCTCTACCGGCTGATCGCGCTCGGCCGGGCCGCGGCCGTCCTGCCGGAATCGGTCCGCACCCACCTGCGCGACGACCTCGCCGCGGTGCCCGTCGACGACGCCGCCCCGGTGACGACCGTGATCGCCTGGCCGGCGCACTGCCGGTCCCGGGCCGTCGCCGACCTGGTCCGGGTCGCGTCGGCCGTGGCCGGCGGTCAGCGGCCGAACAGGTCCCCGTCGAGGTAGATGTCCCAGTCCGCCGACTTCAGCCCGTGCCCGCCGGAGCGCAGGTGGTAGCTCATGCCCGCGCCGCGGAACCCGGTGTCGGTGCCGGGCTTCCACCTCGTCGACGGCAGCCCGGTGTCGCCCATCCCGAAGAGCGCATAGACGGGCGCCGCCGCGAGGTAGGAGAGGAACTCGCCCGGGTGTTGCCGGCCGCCGCCGTCACCGACAGGGCCCGGGCGCCGCCGCCGGACGCCCAGGCCGCGAACGCCGTGACGAGCTCCGCCCCGATCCCGGCGCCGCGGTGTCCCGGCCGGACGACCATGCTCTGCAGCTCCGCGGCGGCCGGGCCCGGCCCGAGGCCGTGCGCGGGCCTGCGCTCGCCGACCAGGAAACCGGTCGGCTCCGCCCGCCCGGCGACGAGCACGCAGGCGCCCGGGTCGTCGATCAGGCGCG is from Pseudonocardia autotrophica and encodes:
- a CDS encoding SDR family NAD(P)-dependent oxidoreductase, yielding MSESTTVALVTGANKGIGYEIAAGLGARGATVAVGARDAERRDAAVTSLRASGVDAFGVRLDVTDDDDAARAAEAVADRYGRLDVLVNNAAVTGGMPQDPTTVGIGVLRVALETNVVGVVRVTNAMLPLLRRSASPRIVNVSSSGGSLARQCDPGRDSGPLSVAYSPSKSALNAVTVQYAKELRGSGILVNAGCPGHTATDLNAFAGARTPAQGAAIAIHLATLPDDGPSGGFFDDAGSVPW
- a CDS encoding LysR family transcriptional regulator produces the protein METRELRYFVAVAEELHFGRAAHRLGMAQPPLSRAIRRLERRLGAPLLLRTSRTVALTEAGEVLLQEGRAALDAVDAADRRTRRAALGAHPGLVLVVKAAAAGEFLATLLEAYAVEPGAVGVDVQLCGVGEQEPMLRDGRADVALLHLPHDSADGFDTEVLHTERQVAVLPAGHPLASRARVRLAEVTALPGLPMPRWPDPDGRYPDGPGPQVRDSTQLYRLIALGRAAAVLPESVRTHLRDDLAAVPVDDAAPVTTVIAWPAHCRSRAVADLVRVASAVAGGQRPNRSPSR
- a CDS encoding GNAT family N-acetyltransferase; protein product: MLVAGRAEPTGFLVGERRPAHGLGPGPAAAELQSMVVRPGHRGAGIGAELVTAFAAWASGGGARALSVTAAAGNTRASSSPTSRRRPSMRSSGWATPGCRRRGGSPAPTPGSAARA